Proteins encoded together in one Bos indicus isolate NIAB-ARS_2022 breed Sahiwal x Tharparkar chromosome 3, NIAB-ARS_B.indTharparkar_mat_pri_1.0, whole genome shotgun sequence window:
- the TRAPPC3 gene encoding trafficking protein particle complex subunit 3 isoform X3 has product MSRQANRGTESKKMSSELFTLTYGALVTQLCKDYENDEDVNKQLDKMGYNIGVRLIEDFLARSNVGRCHDFRETADVIAKVAFKMYLGITPSITNWSPAGDEFSLILENNPLVDFVELPDNHSSLIYSNLLCGVLRGALEMVQMAVEAKFVQDTLKGDGVTEIRMRFIRRIEDNLPAGEE; this is encoded by the exons AGCTCTGAGCTCTTCACCCTGACCTATGGGGCTCTAGTTACCCAGCTCTGCAAGGACTATGAAAATGATGAAGATGTGAATAAACAGCTGGACAAAAT GGGCTATAACATTGGAGTCCGACTGATTGAAGATTTCTTGGCACGGTCAAACGTCGGGAGGTGCCATGACTTTCGGGAAACTGCAGATGTCATTGCCAAG GTGGCATTCAAGATGTACTTGGGCATCACTCCAAGCATCACCAATTGGAGCCCAGCTGGTGACGAATTCTCcctcattttggaaaataatccCTTGGTGGACTTCGTGGAACTTCCTGATAACCACTCATCCCTTATTTATTCCAATCTCTTGTGTGGGGTGTTGCGAGGAGCCTTGGAGATG gtccagatggctgtGGAGGCCAAATTTGTCCAGGATACCCTGAAAGGAGATGGTGTGACAGAAATCCGGATGAGGTTCATCAGGCGGATTGAGGACAACCTCCCAGCTGGAGAGGAATGA
- the TRAPPC3 gene encoding trafficking protein particle complex subunit 3 isoform X4 translates to MSSELFTLTYGALVTQLCKDYENDEDVNKQLDKMGYNIGVRLIEDFLARSNVGRCHDFRETADVIAKVAFKMYLGITPSITNWSPAGDEFSLILENNPLVDFVELPDNHSSLIYSNLLCGVLRGALEMVQMAVEAKFVQDTLKGDGVTEIRMRFIRRIEDNLPAGEE, encoded by the exons AGCTCTGAGCTCTTCACCCTGACCTATGGGGCTCTAGTTACCCAGCTCTGCAAGGACTATGAAAATGATGAAGATGTGAATAAACAGCTGGACAAAAT GGGCTATAACATTGGAGTCCGACTGATTGAAGATTTCTTGGCACGGTCAAACGTCGGGAGGTGCCATGACTTTCGGGAAACTGCAGATGTCATTGCCAAG GTGGCATTCAAGATGTACTTGGGCATCACTCCAAGCATCACCAATTGGAGCCCAGCTGGTGACGAATTCTCcctcattttggaaaataatccCTTGGTGGACTTCGTGGAACTTCCTGATAACCACTCATCCCTTATTTATTCCAATCTCTTGTGTGGGGTGTTGCGAGGAGCCTTGGAGATG gtccagatggctgtGGAGGCCAAATTTGTCCAGGATACCCTGAAAGGAGATGGTGTGACAGAAATCCGGATGAGGTTCATCAGGCGGATTGAGGACAACCTCCCAGCTGGAGAGGAATGA
- the TRAPPC3 gene encoding trafficking protein particle complex subunit 3 isoform X2, producing the protein MCSAASLTSLHAEGTAWVALDFQPYFYSSELFTLTYGALVTQLCKDYENDEDVNKQLDKMGYNIGVRLIEDFLARSNVGRCHDFRETADVIAKVAFKMYLGITPSITNWSPAGDEFSLILENNPLVDFVELPDNHSSLIYSNLLCGVLRGALEMVQMAVEAKFVQDTLKGDGVTEIRMRFIRRIEDNLPAGEE; encoded by the exons ATGTGCTCTGCTGCAAGTCTGACAAGCCTCCATGCAGAAGGGACTGCTTGGGTGGCACTTGATTTTCAGCCTTACTTCTAT AGCTCTGAGCTCTTCACCCTGACCTATGGGGCTCTAGTTACCCAGCTCTGCAAGGACTATGAAAATGATGAAGATGTGAATAAACAGCTGGACAAAAT GGGCTATAACATTGGAGTCCGACTGATTGAAGATTTCTTGGCACGGTCAAACGTCGGGAGGTGCCATGACTTTCGGGAAACTGCAGATGTCATTGCCAAG GTGGCATTCAAGATGTACTTGGGCATCACTCCAAGCATCACCAATTGGAGCCCAGCTGGTGACGAATTCTCcctcattttggaaaataatccCTTGGTGGACTTCGTGGAACTTCCTGATAACCACTCATCCCTTATTTATTCCAATCTCTTGTGTGGGGTGTTGCGAGGAGCCTTGGAGATG gtccagatggctgtGGAGGCCAAATTTGTCCAGGATACCCTGAAAGGAGATGGTGTGACAGAAATCCGGATGAGGTTCATCAGGCGGATTGAGGACAACCTCCCAGCTGGAGAGGAATGA
- the TRAPPC3 gene encoding trafficking protein particle complex subunit 3 isoform X5 gives MGYNIGVRLIEDFLARSNVGRCHDFRETADVIAKVAFKMYLGITPSITNWSPAGDEFSLILENNPLVDFVELPDNHSSLIYSNLLCGVLRGALEMVQMAVEAKFVQDTLKGDGVTEIRMRFIRRIEDNLPAGEE, from the exons AT GGGCTATAACATTGGAGTCCGACTGATTGAAGATTTCTTGGCACGGTCAAACGTCGGGAGGTGCCATGACTTTCGGGAAACTGCAGATGTCATTGCCAAG GTGGCATTCAAGATGTACTTGGGCATCACTCCAAGCATCACCAATTGGAGCCCAGCTGGTGACGAATTCTCcctcattttggaaaataatccCTTGGTGGACTTCGTGGAACTTCCTGATAACCACTCATCCCTTATTTATTCCAATCTCTTGTGTGGGGTGTTGCGAGGAGCCTTGGAGATG gtccagatggctgtGGAGGCCAAATTTGTCCAGGATACCCTGAAAGGAGATGGTGTGACAGAAATCCGGATGAGGTTCATCAGGCGGATTGAGGACAACCTCCCAGCTGGAGAGGAATGA